One part of the Actinomyces howellii genome encodes these proteins:
- the hflX gene encoding GTPase HflX, whose amino-acid sequence MTNRTPVSAPSARSAPDPAQDIVSRVLSRHGTALASTAGEHVPPDLDDGALEREARAGTRRVAGLSTELEDVSEVEYRQIRLERVVLVGLETPSAGAREPHGPGGGAQDAETSLRELAALAQTAGSEVLDALIQRRDHPDPATYLGSGKAKELAEMVAAVGADTVIVDGELAPSQRRALEDVVKVKVVDRTAVILDIFAQHAKSREGKAQVELAQLEYLLPRLRGWGESMSRQAGGRVAGGQGIGSRGPGETKIELDRRRIRNRMAKLRRDIRAMTPSREVKRGARRRGPIPSVAIAGYTNAGKSSLMNRLTGAGLMVQDALFATLDPTVRKAETADGRLYTLTDTVGFVRNLPHELVEAFRSTLEEVAGADLLLHVVDAAHPDPVGQVAAVRGVLADIPGALEVPELIVLNKADLADPVTLAALRTRFPGAVTVSARTGEGIEQLRAAVDARLPRPSVGVDVVVPYSRGDLVSRVHADGEIDLIDYVEAGTRITARVDAPLAAELTAADVGAAGPAGQGPAEG is encoded by the coding sequence ATGACCAACCGTACCCCCGTGTCCGCGCCCTCGGCCCGGTCCGCCCCTGACCCGGCCCAGGACATCGTCTCGCGCGTCCTGTCGCGCCACGGCACCGCCCTGGCCTCCACGGCCGGGGAGCACGTGCCGCCCGACCTGGACGACGGCGCCCTCGAGCGCGAGGCGCGCGCCGGGACCCGCCGTGTGGCGGGTCTGTCCACCGAGCTCGAGGACGTCAGCGAGGTCGAGTACCGCCAGATCCGCCTCGAGAGGGTCGTGCTCGTCGGCCTGGAGACGCCGAGCGCCGGCGCCCGCGAGCCCCACGGTCCCGGGGGCGGCGCCCAGGACGCCGAGACCTCCCTGCGTGAGCTCGCCGCCCTGGCCCAGACGGCGGGATCGGAGGTCCTCGACGCGCTCATCCAGCGTCGGGACCACCCCGATCCGGCGACGTACCTGGGCAGCGGCAAGGCCAAGGAGCTCGCCGAGATGGTCGCCGCGGTCGGAGCCGACACGGTCATCGTCGACGGCGAGCTCGCCCCCTCCCAGCGCCGGGCCCTCGAGGACGTCGTCAAGGTCAAGGTCGTCGACCGCACCGCCGTCATCCTCGACATCTTCGCCCAGCACGCCAAGTCCCGTGAGGGCAAGGCACAGGTCGAGCTCGCCCAGCTCGAGTACCTCCTGCCGCGCCTGCGCGGGTGGGGAGAGTCGATGTCCCGGCAGGCCGGTGGTCGGGTCGCCGGAGGCCAGGGCATCGGCTCGCGCGGGCCGGGGGAGACCAAGATCGAGCTCGACCGGCGTCGGATCCGCAACCGCATGGCCAAGCTGCGCCGCGACATCCGGGCGATGACGCCCTCCCGGGAGGTCAAGCGCGGTGCCCGGCGCCGCGGCCCGATCCCCTCGGTGGCCATCGCCGGGTACACCAACGCGGGAAAGTCCTCGCTCATGAACCGCCTGACGGGGGCGGGCCTTATGGTCCAGGACGCCCTGTTCGCGACCCTCGACCCCACCGTGCGCAAGGCCGAGACCGCCGACGGCCGCCTGTACACCCTCACCGACACCGTCGGCTTCGTGCGCAACCTGCCGCACGAGCTCGTCGAGGCCTTCCGCTCCACCCTCGAGGAGGTGGCGGGGGCCGACCTGCTCCTCCACGTCGTCGACGCCGCCCACCCCGACCCGGTGGGGCAGGTGGCAGCCGTGCGGGGGGTCCTGGCTGACATCCCCGGAGCCCTGGAGGTCCCCGAGCTCATCGTGCTCAACAAGGCCGATCTCGCCGACCCGGTGACCCTGGCGGCGCTACGGACCCGCTTCCCCGGCGCGGTGACGGTCTCGGCCCGCACCGGCGAGGGCATCGAGCAGCTGCGGGCGGCGGTCGACGCCCGGCTCCCGCGCCCGTCCGTGGGCGTCGACGTCGTCGTGCCCTACTCGCGTGGCGACCTCGTCTCCCGGGTCCACGCCGACGGTGAGATCGACCTCATCGACTACGTCGAGGCCGGCACGAGGATCACGGCACGGGTCGACGCCCCCCTGGCCGCCGAGCTCACGGCTGCTGACGTCGGTGCGGCAGGACCCGCCGGGCAGGGCCCGGCCGAGGGGTGA
- a CDS encoding ATP-dependent DNA helicase, with translation MARQVVAALEGDHLLVQAGTGTGKSLAYLVPVMVDAVDTGRRAVVSTATLALQRQVLTKDAPLAADAVEAVTGTRPVVALLKGWQNYVCRHRLEGGYPQDEEDTLFSAGQAARAPRPGTGETTSTGEQVVRLRQWAAQTDTGDRDDLVPGVSDRAWAQVSVSRAECLGPSCPLRAECFPELARAAAAQADVVVTNHAMLGIAASGNTGVLPEHTVLVVDEAHELADRVRSQGTVSLSASAVARVAATARRHASVLVADLESAGQGLQLALADLPDGRLAGGLPGPLHEALVLVEAAARQVLADLREAAKTAEGATGPAAGGVALARTALNELVEAAARMTSDSVAERRDVAWVERPRMGADPPRLTLAPIDVAGAVADTLLADRAAVLTSATLSLGGGFEPMAHALGLSLAGGGWRGIDVGTPFDYARQGILYTPTHLPRPGTGISEATLDEVLALAEASRGGMLGLFSSRRAAQEAAEMLRGATDLTVYAQGEDQLPTLVEAFAAREDACLVGTLSLWQGVDVPGRACRLVVIDRIPFPRPDDPVAQARSEAVAAAGGNGFMAVSAVHAALLLAQGAGRLVRRAEDRGVVAVLDPRLRTARYGAFLARSMPPLWPTRDREVVLGALARLADEGRPARTDTATR, from the coding sequence ATGGCGCGGCAGGTGGTCGCCGCCCTCGAGGGCGACCACCTGCTCGTCCAGGCGGGCACCGGCACGGGAAAGTCGCTCGCCTACCTCGTTCCGGTCATGGTCGACGCCGTCGACACCGGTCGGCGCGCGGTCGTGTCGACCGCGACCCTGGCCCTCCAGCGCCAGGTCCTGACCAAGGACGCGCCCCTGGCGGCCGACGCCGTCGAGGCCGTCACCGGGACCCGACCGGTCGTCGCGCTGCTCAAGGGCTGGCAGAACTACGTGTGCCGTCACCGCCTCGAGGGCGGCTACCCGCAGGACGAGGAGGACACCCTGTTCTCCGCGGGGCAGGCCGCCCGCGCCCCGCGCCCGGGCACGGGGGAGACGACGAGCACGGGGGAGCAGGTGGTGCGCCTGCGCCAGTGGGCCGCCCAGACCGACACCGGTGACCGTGACGACCTCGTGCCGGGGGTGTCGGACCGCGCCTGGGCGCAGGTCTCGGTCTCGCGGGCCGAGTGCCTGGGGCCCTCGTGCCCCCTGCGCGCCGAGTGCTTCCCCGAGCTCGCGCGGGCCGCCGCGGCCCAGGCTGACGTCGTCGTGACCAACCACGCGATGCTGGGCATCGCGGCCTCGGGCAACACCGGGGTGCTGCCCGAGCACACGGTCCTCGTGGTCGACGAGGCCCACGAGCTCGCCGACAGGGTCCGCTCACAGGGGACGGTGAGCCTGTCGGCCTCGGCGGTGGCGCGGGTGGCCGCCACCGCCCGCAGGCACGCCTCCGTCCTGGTCGCCGACCTGGAGTCGGCAGGGCAGGGGCTTCAGCTCGCCCTGGCCGACCTGCCCGACGGACGGCTCGCAGGAGGCCTGCCCGGCCCGCTGCACGAGGCCCTCGTCCTGGTCGAGGCCGCTGCGCGCCAGGTGCTCGCCGACCTGCGTGAGGCCGCCAAGACGGCGGAGGGTGCCACGGGCCCGGCGGCCGGGGGAGTGGCCCTGGCCCGTACGGCGCTCAACGAGCTCGTCGAGGCCGCCGCGCGGATGACCTCGGACTCGGTGGCCGAGCGCCGCGACGTGGCCTGGGTCGAGCGGCCCCGCATGGGGGCCGACCCGCCCCGACTCACCCTGGCTCCCATCGACGTCGCCGGCGCCGTGGCCGACACCCTCCTGGCGGACAGGGCCGCGGTGCTCACCTCGGCCACACTGTCCCTGGGGGGCGGCTTCGAGCCCATGGCCCACGCCCTGGGGCTGAGCCTGGCAGGCGGGGGCTGGCGCGGTATCGACGTCGGGACCCCCTTCGACTACGCCCGCCAGGGCATCCTCTACACCCCCACCCACCTGCCACGGCCCGGCACGGGCATCTCCGAGGCGACCCTCGATGAGGTCCTGGCCCTGGCCGAGGCCTCCCGGGGCGGCATGCTCGGCCTGTTCTCCTCGCGGCGTGCCGCCCAGGAGGCCGCTGAGATGCTGCGTGGCGCGACGGACCTGACCGTGTACGCCCAGGGCGAGGACCAGCTGCCTACCCTCGTCGAGGCCTTCGCCGCCCGGGAGGACGCCTGTCTCGTGGGCACCCTGTCCCTGTGGCAGGGGGTCGACGTCCCCGGGCGGGCCTGCCGCCTCGTGGTCATCGACCGCATCCCCTTTCCCCGGCCGGACGACCCGGTGGCCCAGGCGCGCTCGGAGGCGGTGGCCGCCGCCGGGGGCAACGGGTTCATGGCGGTCTCGGCGGTTCACGCCGCCCTCCTCCTGGCCCAGGGCGCGGGCAGGCTCGTGCGCCGCGCCGAGGACCGCGGGGTCGTCGCCGTGCTCGACCCGCGCCTGCGCACCGCCCGCTACGGCGCCTTCCTGGCACGCTCCATGCCCCCGTTGTGGCCCACGCGGGACAGGGAGGTCGTCCTGGGGGCGTTGGCCCGCCTGGCCGACGAGGGCCGGCCCGCGCGCACCGACACGGCGACCCGGTGA
- a CDS encoding L-lactate dehydrogenase, which produces MSDVTITNSAQGSYPTAAGGRPSKVAIIGAGAVGSTLAYACVTKGVAREIVLQDIAKEKVEAEALDIAQGIQFTSAGSVLGSDDPEICRDADVVAITAGAKQKPGQSRLELAGATVGIMEKILPKLVEVAPNAIFLLVANPVDVVTYCAKKITGLPENQVFGSGTVLDTARMRYLVSLETGTATQNIHGYIAGEHGDSEVPLWSTTGIGGVPITQWGKTLDGGVFDQEKRDRIAHDVVRSAYRIIEGKGATNYAVGLAVQRIISAVLNDEQRVLTISPLLDNWHGISDVCMAVPTIVGREGAGRRLELPLTLDERDRLTASAERLREVARGLGY; this is translated from the coding sequence GTGTCCGACGTCACGATCACCAACAGCGCCCAAGGCTCCTACCCCACCGCCGCGGGCGGCCGCCCCTCGAAGGTGGCCATCATCGGCGCCGGCGCCGTGGGCTCCACCCTCGCCTACGCCTGTGTGACCAAGGGTGTCGCACGCGAGATCGTCCTGCAGGACATCGCCAAGGAGAAGGTCGAGGCCGAGGCGCTCGACATCGCCCAGGGAATCCAGTTCACCTCGGCCGGTTCGGTCCTGGGGTCCGACGACCCTGAGATCTGCCGGGACGCCGACGTCGTGGCCATCACCGCCGGGGCCAAGCAGAAGCCCGGGCAGTCCCGCCTCGAGCTGGCCGGGGCGACGGTGGGCATCATGGAGAAGATCCTGCCCAAGCTCGTCGAGGTCGCCCCCAACGCGATCTTCCTGCTCGTGGCCAACCCGGTCGACGTGGTCACATACTGCGCCAAGAAGATCACCGGGCTTCCCGAGAACCAGGTCTTCGGCTCGGGCACGGTGCTCGACACCGCTCGGATGCGCTACCTCGTGTCGCTGGAGACCGGTACCGCCACCCAGAACATCCACGGGTACATCGCCGGTGAGCACGGGGACTCCGAGGTTCCCCTGTGGTCGACCACCGGCATCGGCGGCGTGCCGATCACCCAGTGGGGCAAGACCCTGGACGGTGGGGTCTTCGACCAGGAGAAGCGCGACCGCATCGCCCACGACGTCGTGCGCTCCGCCTACCGCATCATCGAGGGCAAGGGGGCGACGAACTACGCCGTCGGCCTGGCCGTCCAGCGCATCATCTCCGCGGTCCTCAACGACGAGCAGCGTGTGCTCACCATCTCCCCGCTGCTTGACAACTGGCACGGTATCTCCGACGTGTGCATGGCCGTTCCGACGATCGTCGGGCGCGAGGGCGCGGGCCGGCGCCTCGAGCTGCCCCTCACCCTCGACGAGCGCGACAGGCTGACCGCGTCGGCCGAGCGCCTGCGCGAGGTCGCCCGCGGCCTGGGCTACTGA
- the lexA gene encoding transcriptional repressor LexA, with protein MVGGTEHERAARTEPVAQALEGLDARARAVYDTVREAVASHGYPPSMREIGARVGLTSPSSVKHQLDKLERLGLVRRDPNRPRALEVIVPPPAEQAADATATTATGTTGTSVHASVAPEPPAVPVLPGIEEGEAVAVPLVGRIAAGSPILAEQEVEDVMALPRRLTGEGELFMLQVEGDSMVEAAICDGDWVVVRAQADASNGDVVAAMVQDVDGASATVKVLSRKDGHQWLLPRNADYSPIPGDEATIMGKVVTVLRAL; from the coding sequence ATGGTCGGGGGCACCGAGCACGAGCGCGCTGCGCGGACGGAGCCGGTCGCGCAGGCCCTGGAAGGGCTCGACGCACGGGCCCGCGCGGTCTACGACACCGTGCGCGAGGCCGTGGCCTCCCACGGCTACCCGCCCTCGATGCGGGAGATCGGGGCGAGGGTGGGGCTGACGAGCCCGTCGTCGGTCAAGCACCAGCTCGACAAGCTCGAGCGGCTCGGCCTCGTGCGCCGCGACCCGAACCGTCCCCGCGCCCTGGAGGTCATTGTCCCGCCCCCGGCCGAGCAGGCCGCCGACGCGACCGCCACGACCGCCACGGGCACCACAGGAACCTCGGTGCACGCATCCGTGGCCCCTGAGCCGCCTGCCGTCCCGGTCCTGCCCGGGATCGAGGAGGGGGAGGCGGTCGCCGTCCCGCTCGTGGGGCGCATCGCCGCGGGCTCACCGATCCTGGCCGAGCAGGAGGTCGAGGACGTCATGGCCCTGCCGCGCCGCCTGACCGGCGAGGGAGAGCTCTTCATGCTCCAGGTCGAGGGCGACTCGATGGTCGAGGCCGCGATCTGCGACGGCGACTGGGTGGTCGTGCGCGCCCAGGCCGACGCCTCCAACGGCGACGTCGTGGCTGCCATGGTCCAGGACGTCGACGGCGCGAGCGCCACCGTCAAGGTCCTGTCCCGCAAGGACGGTCACCAGTGGCTCCTGCCCCGCAACGCCGACTACTCCCCCATCCCCGGAGACGAGGCGACCATCATGGGCAAGGTCGTCACCGTGCTGCGCGCCCTGTGA
- a CDS encoding LysM peptidoglycan-binding domain-containing protein: MSALVIPPSPRLRLVPATDVDLDLDVDVAGPAEPAEAGARGEGRAHLRLVTSADRAGGVQATGALAPRAARRPAAPRPHGAVGRGGARLEGLDALDALDALETLAPNHPAVRARRRSPAPVVRGDLRPDGAGEDRLVARRAARAGGSGAPVVLRRLAALGAGVLAAAAIVAAGIVVSGVDSAVQRTTTATVGQGQSLWDLAAATGASDVDEAMAQIVELNGLSSSTLQPGQTLLVPVQ, from the coding sequence ATGAGTGCTCTCGTGATCCCGCCCTCGCCCCGGCTGCGTCTCGTGCCCGCCACTGACGTCGACCTTGACCTCGACGTCGACGTCGCGGGCCCCGCCGAGCCCGCGGAGGCGGGTGCGCGCGGCGAGGGCCGGGCCCACCTGCGGCTCGTGACCTCAGCGGACCGCGCGGGTGGCGTGCAGGCGACCGGGGCGCTGGCCCCGCGTGCGGCCCGTCGGCCCGCGGCGCCCCGTCCCCACGGCGCGGTGGGCAGGGGCGGTGCGCGGCTCGAGGGCCTTGATGCCCTTGATGCCCTTGATGCCCTTGAGACTCTTGCCCCCAACCACCCCGCCGTGCGGGCCCGCCGCAGGTCCCCTGCCCCGGTGGTGCGGGGCGACCTGCGGCCAGACGGTGCGGGAGAGGACCGCCTCGTGGCGCGTCGGGCGGCTCGGGCCGGCGGGTCCGGGGCGCCGGTGGTGCTGCGTCGTCTTGCGGCCCTGGGTGCCGGGGTGCTGGCCGCGGCGGCCATCGTCGCGGCGGGCATCGTCGTGTCCGGGGTCGACTCCGCCGTGCAGCGCACGACCACCGCCACGGTGGGGCAGGGGCAGAGCCTGTGGGACCTGGCGGCGGCGACCGGCGCCTCCGACGTCGACGAGGCGATGGCCCAGATCGTCGAGCTCAACGGCCTGTCCAGCTCGACCCTCCAGCCGGGGCAGACCCTTCTCGTCCCCGTCCAGTGA
- the nrdR gene encoding transcriptional regulator NrdR: MHCPFCRHDGSRVVDSRTAEDGMSIRRRRECTQCGSRFTTIETASLSVRKRSGAVEPFSRTKVIVGVRRACQGRPVSEDDLALLAHKVEEAIRHTGQALVDSHDVGLAILGPLRELDEVAYLRFASVYSDFNSLEDFEKAIEGLRAGRGDRS; the protein is encoded by the coding sequence GTGCACTGCCCCTTCTGCCGGCACGACGGGTCCCGCGTCGTGGACTCCAGGACCGCGGAGGACGGCATGTCGATCCGTCGGCGTCGTGAGTGCACCCAGTGCGGGAGCCGCTTCACCACCATCGAGACCGCGAGTCTGTCGGTGCGCAAGCGCTCCGGTGCCGTTGAGCCCTTCTCCCGCACCAAGGTCATCGTCGGCGTGCGCCGTGCCTGCCAGGGCAGGCCGGTGTCCGAGGACGACCTGGCGCTGCTGGCCCACAAGGTCGAGGAGGCGATCCGGCACACGGGCCAGGCGCTGGTCGACTCCCATGACGTGGGCCTGGCGATCCTCGGCCCGCTGCGGGAGCTCGACGAGGTCGCCTACCTCCGCTTCGCCTCGGTCTACTCCGACTTCAACTCCCTGGAGGACTTCGAGAAGGCCATCGAGGGCCTACGGGCGGGCCGAGGCGACCGGAGCTGA
- a CDS encoding glycosyltransferase family 4 protein, with protein MRRTLLVTNDFPPVVGGIQSYLEDYARRLPAQDLVVLASTPPEGPEAAAAYDATVPFEVVRVPTRVLLPTAGVRAQMSRLIASRGVETVWFGAAAPLGLLGGAARKAGASRVIATTHGHEVGWSMVPGARQALRRILGGADVVTYISEYTLGRLRPFIPEGTRTLRLPSGIDVERFRPDPAQRQRLRSRYHLGEAPTVVCVSRLVARKGQDSLIEAWPRVVEQVPGARLVIVGWGSYARRLALARRSSPVREQILLTGKVPSEELPGHVAMGDVFAMPCRTRGGGLDVEGLGIVFLEASAAGLPVIAGTSGGAPETVVEGVTGTVVDGLDQDALVGALVELLEDAELRARMGAAGRELMIERWTWPPLVDSLIDAIDAIDTIDTA; from the coding sequence ATGCGCAGGACTCTTCTGGTCACCAACGACTTCCCGCCCGTGGTCGGAGGGATCCAGTCCTACCTCGAGGACTACGCCCGGCGCCTGCCGGCCCAGGACCTCGTCGTCCTGGCCTCGACGCCCCCCGAGGGCCCCGAGGCGGCTGCCGCCTACGACGCCACCGTCCCCTTCGAGGTCGTCCGGGTCCCCACCCGCGTCCTGCTGCCGACCGCCGGGGTGCGGGCCCAGATGAGCCGGCTCATCGCGAGCCGAGGCGTCGAGACGGTCTGGTTCGGTGCCGCCGCGCCCCTGGGGCTGCTCGGCGGCGCGGCCCGCAAGGCCGGGGCGAGCCGGGTCATCGCCACGACCCACGGCCACGAGGTCGGCTGGTCGATGGTTCCCGGCGCCCGCCAGGCGCTGCGCCGCATCCTGGGTGGGGCCGACGTCGTCACCTACATCTCGGAGTACACCCTGGGTCGCCTGCGCCCCTTCATCCCCGAGGGGACCCGCACCCTGAGGCTGCCCAGCGGCATCGACGTCGAGCGGTTCCGCCCCGACCCCGCACAGCGCCAACGGCTGCGGTCCCGCTACCACCTGGGCGAGGCCCCCACGGTGGTGTGCGTCTCACGGCTCGTGGCACGCAAGGGCCAGGACTCCCTCATCGAGGCCTGGCCCCGCGTCGTCGAGCAGGTTCCCGGCGCCCGGCTCGTCATCGTCGGCTGGGGCTCCTACGCCCGCAGGCTGGCGCTGGCCCGGCGCTCCTCGCCGGTGCGCGAGCAGATCCTGCTCACCGGCAAGGTGCCCTCCGAGGAGCTTCCCGGCCACGTGGCCATGGGCGATGTGTTCGCCATGCCCTGCCGCACCCGCGGCGGCGGCCTGGACGTCGAGGGCCTGGGCATCGTCTTCCTCGAGGCCTCCGCGGCGGGCCTTCCGGTCATCGCCGGCACGAGCGGGGGGGCGCCCGAGACGGTGGTCGAGGGAGTGACCGGGACGGTCGTCGACGGCCTCGACCAGGACGCCCTCGTCGGGGCGCTCGTGGAGCTGCTCGAGGACGCGGAGCTGCGCGCACGCATGGGTGCCGCCGGCCGCGAGCTCATGATCGAGCGATGGACCTGGCCACCTCTGGTCGACAGCCTCATCGACGCGATCGATGCCATCGACACCATCGATACCGCGTGA